A section of the Campylobacter lanienae NCTC 13004 genome encodes:
- a CDS encoding GNAT family N-acetyltransferase, whose amino-acid sequence MSLDCRLVDVNSDIFIDILRLNSEVFPSNELVAPINLSNNIYANDENLSIFSFYNDNEFVGYAAIYSYENISYLAFLAVCVKYQGRGFGGLILEILKSNFSQIVLEIESLDPKATDYLQRVKRSKFYNNHGFKDSGYKISYCKMTYSIYSNFEFDSKQFIDMFNLFKSKNYFDFKFE is encoded by the coding sequence ATGAGTTTGGATTGTAGATTAGTTGATGTAAATAGCGATATTTTTATAGATATTTTAAGGCTAAATTCAGAAGTTTTCCCTTCAAATGAGCTAGTAGCACCAATAAATTTATCTAATAACATATATGCAAATGATGAAAATCTATCTATTTTCTCTTTTTATAATGATAATGAGTTTGTAGGTTATGCTGCTATATATAGCTATGAAAATATATCTTATTTAGCATTTTTAGCAGTTTGTGTTAAGTATCAAGGTCGTGGTTTTGGTGGTTTAATTTTAGAAATTTTAAAATCAAATTTTAGCCAAATTGTCTTAGAGATTGAGAGTTTAGATCCAAAAGCTACTGATTACTTACAAAGAGTCAAACGCAGTAAATTTTATAACAATCATGGATTTAAAGATTCTGGTTATAAAATATCATATTGCAAAATGACCTATAGTATTTATAGTAATTTTGAGTTTGATTCTAAGCAATTTATAGATATGTTTAATCTATTTAAGAGCAAAAATTATTTTGATTTTAAATTTGAATAG
- a CDS encoding low molecular weight protein-tyrosine-phosphatase, with product MVKSILFVCLGNICRSPLAEGIARKVAKERGLDILIDSAGTSNYHISEPPDSRSIRIGRQNGVDISMLKGRQIDRSDSKFDLIIAMDRQNYDNILRLKLGNKVALMGDFGLNGAEIPDPYYGDMSDFQSVYNMLKNAINTMLDEVCK from the coding sequence ATGGTTAAATCAATTTTATTTGTATGTCTTGGCAATATTTGTCGCTCGCCTTTGGCTGAAGGAATCGCAAGAAAGGTAGCCAAAGAGCGTGGCTTGGATATTTTGATAGATTCGGCAGGGACTAGTAATTATCATATATCAGAGCCACCAGATAGTCGCTCTATAAGGATCGGGAGGCAAAATGGAGTTGATATCTCTATGCTAAAAGGTAGGCAAATTGATAGGAGTGATTCTAAATTTGATTTGATTATAGCGATGGATAGGCAAAATTATGATAATATTTTGCGTTTAAAGCTTGGCAATAAGGTAGCTTTGATGGGGGATTTTGGGCTTAATGGGGCTGAAATTCCAGATCCGTATTATGGTGATATGAGTGATTTTCAAAGCGTTTATAATATGCTTAAAAATGCGATAAATACGATGCTTGATGAGGTTTGTAAATGA
- a CDS encoding type II toxin-antitoxin system PemK/MazF family toxin: MSRFEIWWVSLDPTMGAEIKKQRPCLIISPNELNYLNTRIIAPITSKGFAAPFRVSFTLLNKNAKILCDQVRCVSTERFVSKIGELDSKKIKEVKEILGLMFA; encoded by the coding sequence ATGAGCAGGTTTGAGATTTGGTGGGTAAGCCTCGATCCAACAATGGGTGCTGAGATAAAAAAGCAAAGACCTTGCCTCATCATCTCGCCAAATGAGCTAAACTACCTAAATACTCGCATAATCGCACCAATTACTTCAAAGGGCTTTGCTGCGCCTTTTAGAGTGAGTTTTACTCTGCTAAATAAAAACGCAAAGATACTCTGCGACCAAGTAAGGTGCGTAAGCACAGAGCGATTTGTGAGCAAAATCGGCGAGCTAGATAGCAAGAAAATAAAAGAAGTAAAAGAGATTTTGGGCTTAATGTTTGCCTAA
- a CDS encoding AbrB/MazE/SpoVT family DNA-binding domain-containing protein, protein MTTANIISIGTSKGIRIPKNIIEHFGFDKVSLEILKDGLLIKPLKTSKISSWDTKKLRELAKNDKSDLIDDFATCDVEQKDWEW, encoded by the coding sequence ATGACTACTGCAAATATAATCTCAATCGGCACTTCAAAAGGCATAAGAATACCAAAAAATATAATAGAGCATTTTGGTTTTGATAAAGTAAGCTTGGAGATTTTAAAAGACGGACTGCTTATAAAGCCTCTTAAAACTAGCAAAATTTCAAGCTGGGATACAAAAAAGCTAAGAGAGCTGGCTAAAAACGATAAAAGTGATTTAATAGATGATTTTGCCACTTGTGATGTAGAACAAAAAGACTGGGAGTGGTAG